One region of Epilithonimonas zeae genomic DNA includes:
- a CDS encoding Ig-like domain-containing protein, producing the protein MKQFLLWLFASLVLVSCARVGSPVGGNKDSIPPKMIGSNIDTTRINVSRNLKKLRIDFNEYIMLKDVSKNLIISPPIQYTKIIPSSMGNKYLEIEWKDTLQANTTYNFNFGNSVVDLNESNPLPYFNFAFSTGEKLDDTYISGTISDALGNEKNSEGKDRNLVIGLYQLKDTMNYRQKPYYITKADPDGYFELNYLTPGKYRIIGFDDENNNSIYDLGKESIAFQKQEINLESSISGMKLRIFPSKKAIRYKEMTASVGGIVMAFEGNPEKVIVKRVGEKPADYKVTHKLRSDSVRIWFDAAKENIGATVSENLKFSYDTNSKQDTVSVFYKKPAKDEMTIANPFSNKLAPETDFRFSSNYIINRIQPENWKLESDSIAQDFTASISELDSTQVIVKSNFIIGKKYQLTVPKNTVVSYFNRSSESVRFDFEVAKPEEFGSFTARIINLPNQKFWIQLLDDKNEVVYQRYTDQSEVKFVNLKPASYKLRILVDNNGNGTWDNSNFADETLAEDAYLFKKSGSKDAMTKINIRPMWEINENWDVTLDEQPTN; encoded by the coding sequence ATGAAGCAGTTTCTTCTTTGGCTTTTTGCATCGTTGGTTTTGGTAAGTTGTGCCAGGGTGGGTTCGCCGGTTGGTGGCAACAAAGATTCTATTCCACCAAAGATGATAGGATCAAATATCGATACGACAAGAATCAACGTTTCAAGAAATCTCAAAAAACTGAGAATTGATTTTAATGAGTATATTATGTTGAAGGACGTAAGTAAAAACCTCATTATTTCGCCTCCAATTCAGTATACCAAGATTATTCCTTCTTCTATGGGAAACAAATATCTGGAGATAGAATGGAAAGATACTTTGCAGGCCAATACGACTTATAATTTCAATTTTGGAAATTCGGTAGTTGATCTTAACGAGAGTAATCCTTTGCCTTATTTCAATTTTGCCTTTTCTACAGGAGAAAAACTGGATGATACTTACATCAGCGGAACCATTTCTGATGCTTTGGGTAATGAAAAAAACTCAGAAGGAAAAGATCGAAATCTCGTGATTGGACTTTATCAGTTGAAAGACACGATGAATTACCGTCAGAAACCTTACTATATAACGAAAGCGGATCCGGATGGTTATTTTGAGCTGAATTATCTTACACCAGGCAAATATAGAATTATTGGTTTTGATGATGAAAATAATAATTCCATTTACGATTTAGGAAAGGAAAGTATTGCTTTTCAAAAACAGGAAATTAATCTTGAGTCGAGTATTTCCGGAATGAAGCTTAGGATTTTTCCATCCAAGAAAGCAATCAGATATAAAGAAATGACGGCTTCCGTTGGTGGTATTGTTATGGCTTTCGAAGGTAATCCTGAAAAAGTAATTGTAAAAAGAGTTGGCGAAAAACCTGCGGATTATAAAGTCACACATAAACTAAGGTCGGATTCTGTAAGGATTTGGTTTGATGCTGCGAAAGAAAACATCGGAGCTACAGTCAGTGAGAATCTCAAATTTTCTTATGATACAAATTCCAAACAAGACACTGTTTCCGTTTTTTATAAAAAACCTGCGAAGGATGAAATGACAATTGCCAATCCGTTCTCTAATAAATTGGCGCCGGAAACGGACTTTAGATTTTCATCCAATTATATTATTAATAGAATCCAGCCGGAAAACTGGAAACTGGAGTCGGATAGTATTGCTCAGGACTTCACAGCAAGTATTTCAGAATTAGACTCAACGCAAGTGATTGTAAAATCTAATTTCATCATAGGAAAAAAATATCAATTAACGGTTCCTAAAAATACAGTGGTTTCGTACTTCAATCGTTCCAGTGAAAGTGTTCGTTTTGATTTTGAGGTGGCAAAACCTGAAGAATTCGGAAGTTTTACGGCTCGTATTATCAATTTACCGAATCAGAAATTTTGGATTCAACTTTTGGATGATAAAAACGAAGTGGTTTACCAAAGATATACAGATCAGTCGGAAGTTAAATTTGTCAATCTAAAACCAGCTTCTTATAAACTGAGGATTTTAGTTGATAATAATGGAAACGGAACTTGGGATAATTCCAATTTTGCCGATGAGACTTTGGCAGAAGATGCTTATCTGTTCAAAAAATCAGGAAGCAAAGATGCTATGACTAAGATTAATATCCGTCCGATGTGGGAAATCAATGAAAATTGGGATGTAACTTTAGATGAACAACCGACGAATTGA
- a CDS encoding heme-binding domain-containing protein: MKKIIFWIAVVFVAIQLIPVDRENKAVDKRDNFVDIYKTPENIKSILKNACYDCHSNEVKYPNYAYVAPISWTIKDHINEGRERLNFSEWGTYNKDLKQSAIEKTISSVHNLQMPLPSYIGYHPNANLTTKQRRELENYFSNLESK; the protein is encoded by the coding sequence TTGAAAAAGATAATTTTTTGGATAGCTGTTGTTTTTGTAGCAATACAATTGATTCCTGTTGATAGAGAAAACAAAGCTGTTGATAAACGCGATAATTTTGTTGATATTTATAAAACGCCGGAGAATATCAAATCGATTTTGAAAAATGCCTGCTACGATTGTCATTCCAATGAAGTCAAATATCCTAATTATGCTTATGTTGCTCCAATCTCGTGGACAATAAAAGATCACATCAATGAAGGTCGTGAGCGTCTCAACTTTTCTGAGTGGGGAACTTACAATAAAGATCTTAAGCAAAGTGCCATCGAGAAGACCATAAGTTCGGTTCATAACCTTCAAATGCCACTCCCTTCTTATATTGGCTATCATCCCAATGCTAATTTGACAACAAAACAAAGACGTGAACTCGAAAATTATTTTTCAAATTTAGAGTCAAAATAG
- a CDS encoding DUF3575 domain-containing protein, giving the protein MNKILFALVFICSFVAKSQEVDADNQDKKRNLIKVNLTSIAFRNYQFAYERTITKRMGVQVSYGFIPTGQVPLVDEYIKDEDINNIKMGGSNFTLEPRIYLGRGYGHGFYIAPYYRYSHFNIDNLTYNYRSEDPAVSGEKIPIAFTGKTNSNNVGLMIGAQWLLGRKDNWVLDVWFIGGHYGGATGTITGKSARPLTSYEQNQLKQDIEDLDISLFDYKVMTNANGAVIDLDSKWLGVRSGISFGYRF; this is encoded by the coding sequence ATGAATAAGATATTATTTGCACTGGTATTCATTTGTTCATTTGTTGCAAAATCTCAAGAAGTAGATGCTGATAATCAAGATAAAAAAAGAAATCTAATAAAAGTCAACCTGACTTCTATTGCATTTAGGAATTATCAATTCGCTTACGAGAGAACGATTACAAAACGAATGGGAGTTCAGGTTTCCTATGGATTCATTCCTACAGGTCAGGTTCCTTTGGTTGATGAGTATATCAAAGACGAGGATATCAATAATATAAAAATGGGTGGAAGCAATTTTACTTTAGAACCTAGAATTTATTTAGGTCGTGGTTACGGTCACGGTTTTTATATTGCTCCCTATTATAGATATTCTCATTTTAACATAGATAATCTAACCTATAACTATAGATCGGAAGATCCGGCGGTTTCAGGAGAAAAAATTCCAATTGCATTCACTGGAAAGACAAATTCCAATAATGTGGGTTTAATGATTGGTGCACAATGGCTGTTAGGTAGAAAAGACAATTGGGTTTTGGATGTTTGGTTTATCGGAGGTCACTACGGCGGTGCAACGGGAACGATTACTGGTAAATCTGCAAGGCCGCTCACCTCTTATGAACAAAACCAGTTAAAACAAGATATTGAGGATTTAGATATCAGTTTATTTGATTATAAGGTAATGACGAATGCCAATGGAGCGGTGATTGATTTAGATTCTAAGTGGTTGGGCGTAAGATCGGGTATCTCGTTTGGCTACAGGTTTTAA